DNA sequence from the Pseudoglutamicibacter cumminsii genome:
ACGGCGAGCACGGAGCGCCTCCAGCGATCGGCCCTAACGAAGCCCTCATCTTCGTTGTCGACTTGCTGGCCGTCCGCTAAATCCACGTACCCGATGCGCGCGAGCTAAGCGCGTAGCGTAGAGATACAGCCCGTGAGCAAAAGCAACATCAAGCCTGTGAGCCCTGCGGCGAAAGCCGTGGGGCTCATGCGCGTGCTCACATCAACCCGCATCGGGCTCACAGCAGCCATGCTCCGCGATCGCATCCCCGATTATCAGGGCTTAAGCGACGCAGCTTTCGAGCGCGCATTCGAACGCGACAAGAGCCGGCTACGTTCCCTCGGAATCGAGCTTACGGTCGAAAAGCTTGAGGCAGACGCCCTCGGGGAGGTGCGGTACCGGATCGACCTGCCCGCGCATCGGCTGCCTGAACTGCATCTGAGCGATCAAGAACGTCTTGTGACCGCGCTAGCCGCGGCCGCTGTGGGCGGTAGCGGATGGGGATCCCACGCGCGTCGGGCATCCGTGCGGCTTGGGGGAGTGAGCGCATCATCGCCTGGTGCTGCCGCTGGTGCGCGCGCTGAGCTGTCAAGCCCGCCCGACGCGGCCGAGGCGCTCATCCTCGCGGCATTGTGCGAGTATCCAGTCTCTTTCGATTACCGCGCGGCCAACGGCGAGCATACCGAACGCCGGATCCTGCCGTGGGGTGTTGGCCAGCAGGCTGGCCGCTGGTACGTGTTCGGGGGCGACATCGAGCGCGGCGGCGAGCGCATGTTCCGTCTGGATCGAATCCAGGGGAGTGTTGCGCAAGCAAATGTTCGCAAAGCGGAGATGGTCCACGAGATCTATGGACGCCCAGACAAGTTTTCGATGCGGGACGAGCTCGCCCGGCTCACGCATCGTGACCTGCTCCAGGAGGTGTGGGTTGCTCTGGCGGAAGGGGCAGGCGCTGAGCTGAAAGCCCGCGGCCGATCCATGGTGGAGGACCGTGGTGTTGAGGTTGTCGCGGTCAATGGCGTGTATTCCGATGTGGTTCGCGAGTGCGCGGCCGTTGGTGCCGCTGTTGTGGGCCCCGGTGATGTCGCTCAGGACGTCGCGGATACCGCGCTGATTGAGGCAGCACTGGCCGCACATGATTCGGCTGGCGAGGATCAGTCGTCGCCTCGTTTGCGTTTATCTGCAGGCGGAAGGCCGTCGACTGATCAGGTTTTGGCAGACGTCATCAGTTTGGCTTCGGTGATTCAGTCTGAAGGGGCCCAAGATATTGACGAGCTTGCTACGCGTTTTGCGGTGCCTCGTTCTGAGATTGAGCGGTGGCTCGCCACACTCGAGTTGGGTGCGCACATCGTAGAAGACGTTTCAACCGATCAGGCGAGCTTCGGGCTACGCCTTGATGGCAATACCGTTGAGCTTTCCGCCGATGAGGCGCTCACGTATCCGCTGAACGTTTCACTTCAGGAAGCTACGGCTTTACTGCTGGGTTGTGAGCTGTTGATGTCCGTCCCTGGCCTCGAACCGTCAGTGCACGATGCGGCGGACGCCGTGGTTGAAAAGCTCACGCAGGCGCGTGCGCAACTCAACGATTTCAGCGCGATCGTGGCGATCGAATCCGGACAGCTTCGCGGTGAAACCTTGCGGCTTGCTGAGATGCTGGGGCAGGCGATTGCTGAACAGCGCACGGCGCATATGCGTTACGCGAGTTTCGAAGCGACGACCGAACGGAACATCGACCCGCTCACGCTTGTCCGCTTTGACGACAAGCTGTATGTGAGGGCGTGGTGTCACCTGCGTGGTGGGGAACGCACGTTCAACGTTGAGCGGATCGTCAATCTGGAAGTGACTGACAAGCAGGCAACCCACACGTTGTCCGATGAGCACCCAGCGACCTCTACCGGCTTTGCAAGCGGCGGTGGCTTTGTAGGCGGCGGTCGCGGTACCGAAGCGTTGCTTGGGTTCGGGCGGGATTCCCAGTGGATGGTTTCCTCGTTCCGGCCGAGCGTGACGCGGCGGACGGACACGGAGGTCATTGCTCGAGTTAACGTTGTGAGCGCCGAATGGATTGCCCAAACTGTTGCCGAAACCGGCGGTGACGTTCGGATCGTCTCGCCTCCGCATCTGCGTGATGACGTCCGTGAGGCGCTTGAAGACCTGCTGGAGAGTTCACGCCGTTGCCGTACAGTGGGCACTGAGCTGGTTTCTCAACTAGCTGTTACACCCACAAAGAATCTCAACCCCACAAGCAAACAGGAGCAAAAGTGAATTGGTTCATGTGGACCTTGTTATGGCTCGCGCTTTCGTTGGACCTGATTGCGATGCTCGCGTGGGGTGTCCTGCATCTGTGGCGTAAGTTCCGCGCGTCGATGGTGGATGTTGCACAGGCGGGCGACAAGGTTGCCGATGCGCTACAGACTGAAGCCGATGAGGTTCCTTCTTTGCCAGCTGAAGATCGTCACGGAACCCCAGTGGGCTGGGACGCTACGTTCGCTGACCCAACCGTGGTACGTGCTGGACGCGCCATCAAGCGTGACGAACGTGTTGAAGCCCGCCGGAAGCGGCGCATCGACATGCTGTGGGCCACCGGGCGTCCACGCCGCTGGGGTGACATCCATGACAATGATGAGGCGGCTGTGGATGGGACTGCCGTCGCGGATGAGCCTCGCGGCGTGTGAATTCAACGGCCCAGCCTCCGGTGCCGTTGCTCACGGGGACGAAGGTACCCCTGCACTAGAATAAGAGAAGCTAGCTGACAACCCATGTTTGGCGGGTTGTCTCACCGAACACTATAAGGAGCAGCAACTATGCATCCGCCGTCACCCATGGCCTGGGCGATCATCATTGTCGTCATTCTTGTGCTCTTCGCGTTGCCCAAGTTGCCGAAGATCGCGCGCAGCCTGGGTGAATCTACCCGCATCTTCAAGTCGGAAATGCGGCAGATGAAGAAGGACGAAGAAGCGGAACGTAACGCCAGCAAGGACGGCGCCGCGGAGTCCGGCACGGCTGAGAACCAGGCGAAGGAACCTCTCGAAGGCCGCATCGTAGACACCCCGCAGGCTCGGGAAGACAACAAGTAATTCTTAGCGGTGTCGAGTACTCGGCGGAAGAATACCGGCGGGCATATGCCCTTAAAGCGGCACTTTAAAGAGTTCCGCAACCGGCTCATCGTTTGTGTTATTACGCTACTGATCACGTCCATCGTCGGCTTTTTCCTCTATAAGCCGGTGATGGCGTTCCTGATCGAGCTTGTTTCCGACCTCGGCGGAATCATTAACTTCGGT
Encoded proteins:
- a CDS encoding WYL domain-containing protein, with amino-acid sequence MSKSNIKPVSPAAKAVGLMRVLTSTRIGLTAAMLRDRIPDYQGLSDAAFERAFERDKSRLRSLGIELTVEKLEADALGEVRYRIDLPAHRLPELHLSDQERLVTALAAAAVGGSGWGSHARRASVRLGGVSASSPGAAAGARAELSSPPDAAEALILAALCEYPVSFDYRAANGEHTERRILPWGVGQQAGRWYVFGGDIERGGERMFRLDRIQGSVAQANVRKAEMVHEIYGRPDKFSMRDELARLTHRDLLQEVWVALAEGAGAELKARGRSMVEDRGVEVVAVNGVYSDVVRECAAVGAAVVGPGDVAQDVADTALIEAALAAHDSAGEDQSSPRLRLSAGGRPSTDQVLADVISLASVIQSEGAQDIDELATRFAVPRSEIERWLATLELGAHIVEDVSTDQASFGLRLDGNTVELSADEALTYPLNVSLQEATALLLGCELLMSVPGLEPSVHDAADAVVEKLTQARAQLNDFSAIVAIESGQLRGETLRLAEMLGQAIAEQRTAHMRYASFEATTERNIDPLTLVRFDDKLYVRAWCHLRGGERTFNVERIVNLEVTDKQATHTLSDEHPATSTGFASGGGFVGGGRGTEALLGFGRDSQWMVSSFRPSVTRRTDTEVIARVNVVSAEWIAQTVAETGGDVRIVSPPHLRDDVREALEDLLESSRRCRTVGTELVSQLAVTPTKNLNPTSKQEQK
- the tatA gene encoding Sec-independent protein translocase subunit TatA — translated: MHPPSPMAWAIIIVVILVLFALPKLPKIARSLGESTRIFKSEMRQMKKDEEAERNASKDGAAESGTAENQAKEPLEGRIVDTPQAREDNK